A part of Bacillota bacterium genomic DNA contains:
- a CDS encoding fumarate hydratase: protein MREIHVDLVTETVAQLCIEANTRVGDDVLAALERAIAAEESPLGQDVLRQLLQNHRYAAEAGVPLCQDTGTAVVFLEIGQDVHFTGGGLEEAIHRGIAKGYQEGYLRKSMVADPLVRENTQDNTPGIIHLRLVPGDRVKITVAPKGGGSENMSFLKMLPPSTRREDLVGIIVEQVKEAGANPCPPVVVGVGLGGNFEYAAYLAKYALLRPLGTPNPNPLYAALETELLARINGLGIGPQGFGGRITALAVHVEAYPCHITGLPLAINLNCHAARHASRVI from the coding sequence GTGCGGGAGATTCACGTGGATTTGGTCACCGAGACGGTGGCCCAGTTGTGTATTGAAGCCAACACCAGGGTAGGTGACGATGTGCTTGCGGCCCTGGAAAGGGCCATCGCCGCGGAGGAGTCGCCCCTGGGCCAAGATGTGCTAAGACAGCTGTTGCAGAACCATCGCTATGCGGCCGAGGCGGGGGTCCCCCTTTGCCAGGACACCGGTACCGCGGTGGTGTTTTTGGAGATCGGGCAAGATGTGCATTTTACCGGCGGCGGCCTGGAAGAGGCCATCCACCGGGGTATTGCCAAGGGGTACCAGGAAGGATATCTGCGCAAGTCCATGGTCGCGGATCCCTTGGTCCGGGAAAACACCCAGGACAACACCCCGGGGATTATCCATCTGCGGTTGGTGCCCGGCGACCGGGTGAAGATTACCGTGGCCCCCAAGGGCGGCGGCAGCGAAAACATGAGCTTTCTGAAAATGTTGCCCCCCTCCACCCGCCGGGAGGACCTGGTGGGAATTATTGTAGAACAGGTGAAAGAGGCTGGAGCCAATCCCTGTCCTCCGGTGGTGGTGGGGGTGGGCCTGGGCGGCAATTTTGAATATGCGGCATATTTGGCCAAGTACGCCCTACTGCGGCCCCTTGGGACGCCCAATCCCAATCCCCTGTACGCGGCACTGGAGACGGAACTTTTGGCCAGGATCAATGGACTGGGTATCGGTCCCCAGGGGTTTGGCGGTAGGATTACTGCGTTGGCGGTCCATGTGGAGGCCTATCCCTGTCATATTACCGGGTTGCCGCTGGCGATTAATCTGAATTGTCATGCGGCCCGTCATGCTTCCCGGGTAATCTAG